In one window of Candidatus Zixiibacteriota bacterium DNA:
- a CDS encoding serine/threonine-protein kinase codes for MVRKYSAYILCLLISILVVALYNSNFSPLNRLEWKIQDLLYSFRGQSNNISDIVLVNIDDRTLNEFGSWPWHRDRVADLVAAVGSGQPKTIFLDMFFDPNVAEDTLGYTGILAGQMSWTKNVILPYEINRGEIRTNRISTPKYLYPFSAQVNNDLGVLDENSSLLAQKVFLPPEELCQYSAGMGFKYVIQDLDRKIRWEPLIMYYDGYYYPSAQLMAAANYLGKPASSIVVSGGDFVRIGIRQIPINDRGELFINYSNPGNSFVQISAADILNEKVDFGKVKDKLAIISVTAERVADLYHTPVSPNLPASEVTANVIENIVHANFMKRMDSSPGTDMLILFVLGGAFAFILPRVSLLYRMVILIISLFVLANLNFILFNSLKILIRSLYIGLEIFLLILAGPILDNEFLSRFSSIPGKQPIKSKVPKLPKIETPHRDFGTVRPPAAMPGHSTETAQSNIATGMMDTPRHPKAAAQPDTTAAATVKAEKTVSMVADNVKEAPIDETEFEYNSKKYEASEMPAEESPITSTPSFGIDSPQLKNLGRYRVVGELGKGAMGTVYKGVDPAINRNVALKTIRLDFVQDPEEFAELKERLFREARAAGKLSHSNIVTIYDVGTEGTLQYIAMEYLQGQTLEEMIRKKVKFNYRIIAQIITQICSALEYAHSQGIVHRDIKPANIMVLNDYTIKVMDFGIARVDSSSMTRTGIAMGTPNYISPEQLQGRPVDHRTDIFSLGIVMYEMLVQRRPFRGENLTSLIYNIVNTEPELPSSIDKSIPLLFDRVIDKALKKNPDERYQKAGDVATALYDFIQTFSGKRSMPV; via the coding sequence ATGGTCAGAAAATATTCAGCCTATATCCTTTGTCTGCTGATTTCTATTCTGGTAGTGGCGCTTTACAACAGCAACTTCTCTCCGCTGAATCGGCTGGAATGGAAAATCCAGGATCTGCTCTACAGCTTTCGGGGACAATCGAATAACATTTCCGATATCGTGCTGGTTAACATCGATGACAGGACATTGAACGAGTTCGGGTCATGGCCCTGGCACCGGGATCGGGTGGCCGACCTGGTAGCCGCCGTCGGTTCGGGCCAGCCTAAGACAATCTTCCTGGACATGTTCTTTGACCCCAACGTGGCTGAAGATACATTGGGATATACCGGAATTCTGGCCGGGCAGATGTCCTGGACAAAAAATGTCATTCTGCCTTATGAAATAAATCGGGGTGAAATCAGAACCAATCGCATATCTACACCCAAATACCTGTATCCCTTTTCAGCCCAGGTAAACAATGACCTGGGCGTTCTCGATGAAAATTCCTCGCTCCTGGCCCAGAAAGTTTTCCTTCCTCCCGAAGAACTCTGTCAATATTCCGCCGGGATGGGTTTCAAATATGTGATCCAGGATCTGGACCGCAAGATCCGCTGGGAACCGCTTATAATGTACTATGATGGATATTACTACCCATCGGCTCAGCTTATGGCGGCGGCCAATTACCTGGGGAAACCGGCCTCATCCATCGTTGTATCCGGTGGTGACTTTGTAAGGATCGGCATTCGGCAGATCCCGATCAACGACCGGGGAGAATTGTTTATAAATTACAGCAACCCGGGGAATTCTTTTGTCCAGATTTCCGCCGCTGATATCTTGAATGAGAAAGTGGATTTCGGGAAAGTTAAAGACAAATTGGCGATTATTTCGGTCACCGCCGAACGGGTGGCTGATCTCTATCATACTCCGGTTTCACCCAATCTTCCGGCCTCGGAAGTAACCGCCAATGTCATAGAGAACATCGTCCACGCCAATTTTATGAAACGGATGGATTCCTCTCCCGGAACCGACATGTTAATCCTTTTTGTTCTTGGCGGAGCCTTTGCCTTTATTCTTCCGCGAGTATCACTTCTTTATCGCATGGTAATATTGATTATCAGTCTCTTCGTGTTGGCCAATCTGAATTTCATATTATTCAATTCATTGAAGATTCTGATTCGTTCGCTTTATATCGGCCTCGAAATCTTTCTTCTGATTCTGGCCGGTCCGATACTGGATAATGAATTTTTATCACGGTTTTCTTCTATACCGGGAAAGCAGCCGATCAAGTCCAAAGTGCCGAAGCTGCCCAAGATTGAAACGCCTCATAGAGATTTCGGGACGGTCAGGCCTCCGGCAGCGATGCCGGGCCACTCGACAGAGACTGCCCAAAGCAACATAGCCACCGGCATGATGGATACTCCTCGGCATCCTAAAGCGGCGGCCCAGCCTGATACCACTGCCGCCGCCACGGTTAAGGCTGAAAAAACAGTCTCGATGGTGGCCGACAATGTCAAAGAAGCTCCAATTGATGAGACCGAATTTGAATATAATTCGAAGAAATATGAGGCATCCGAAATGCCGGCTGAGGAATCGCCGATCACGAGCACGCCGTCATTCGGTATTGATAGTCCGCAATTAAAGAATCTCGGGCGCTACCGTGTAGTCGGGGAATTGGGCAAAGGGGCGATGGGGACCGTTTACAAGGGGGTTGATCCGGCCATCAACCGGAATGTCGCCCTTAAGACCATCCGTCTCGACTTTGTGCAGGACCCGGAGGAGTTTGCAGAACTCAAGGAGAGGCTTTTCCGCGAAGCACGCGCGGCCGGAAAACTATCTCACTCGAATATTGTGACCATCTATGATGTGGGAACTGAAGGTACACTTCAATACATTGCCATGGAATATCTTCAGGGTCAGACCCTGGAGGAGATGATTCGCAAAAAAGTGAAATTCAACTACCGAATCATCGCTCAGATTATAACTCAGATCTGCTCCGCCTTGGAATATGCCCACAGCCAGGGAATTGTCCATCGGGACATCAAACCGGCCAATATTATGGTCTTGAATGACTATACGATAAAAGTCATGGATTTCGGTATCGCCCGGGTTGATTCCTCATCAATGACCCGCACCGGAATTGCCATGGGGACGCCAAATTACATTTCGCCGGAACAATTACAGGGACGACCGGTTGATCACCGCACCGATATATTCAGCCTGGGAATAGTTATGTATGAGATGCTGGTGCAACGGCGGCCGTTCCGCGGTGAAAATCTGACCTCTTTGATTTACAATATTGTCAACACCGAACCGGAACTGCCCTCATCAATCGACAAGTCAATTCCCCTTCTCTTTGATAGAGTGATTGATAAAGCTCTTAAGAAGAATCCTGATGAGAGGTATCAAAAGGCGGGAGATGTGGCAACAGCCCTGTACGACTTTATCCAGACTTTTTCCGGCAAGCGGAGCATGCCGGTCTGA
- a CDS encoding electron transfer flavoprotein subunit alpha/FixB family protein, with translation MSIRVLLVAEQKNGKLSNVSYELISAAKKIGGEIITVCLAESADGLASELAKRGGGKVLAVSNPALKYHNDEILGRIITELIKKYQPQVVLGLATFYGKALFARLAALSGGAMASDITGLKTEGDKIIITRPSYGGNVIVDLTNSDGKIFFATIRPKIFEESKDGSGEVVAESVDSTLLTAKGVVKEMVVESGQSVNLTEADIIVTAGRGIRGPESLPLVKKLADSLGAGLGASRAIVDAGWIAYSHQVGQTGKTVNPKLYFAIGVSGAIQHLVGMQTSKAIVAVNRDKDAPIFNIATFGIVGDLFEIVPALTAKFEANK, from the coding sequence ATGAGCATCAGGGTTCTTCTCGTCGCCGAACAGAAAAACGGCAAGCTTTCCAATGTAAGTTACGAGCTGATCAGCGCTGCAAAAAAGATCGGCGGAGAAATTATAACCGTGTGCCTGGCCGAATCAGCCGATGGCCTCGCCTCGGAGCTGGCTAAAAGGGGAGGGGGCAAAGTGCTGGCGGTCTCCAATCCGGCGCTGAAATATCATAACGATGAAATCCTCGGAAGGATCATCACGGAACTGATAAAGAAATATCAACCGCAAGTGGTTCTGGGGCTGGCTACTTTCTATGGCAAGGCCCTATTTGCCCGCCTGGCGGCTCTTAGCGGCGGCGCCATGGCCTCCGATATCACCGGCTTGAAAACCGAGGGGGATAAAATCATAATCACGCGCCCCTCCTACGGCGGCAATGTTATTGTTGACCTGACTAACAGCGACGGCAAGATATTTTTCGCCACAATCCGCCCTAAAATCTTCGAAGAGTCCAAAGACGGTTCGGGCGAGGTGGTGGCCGAGTCGGTGGATTCGACCCTGCTGACGGCCAAGGGAGTGGTGAAGGAAATGGTCGTGGAGTCGGGGCAATCAGTCAATCTTACCGAGGCCGATATTATTGTGACAGCCGGCCGGGGAATTCGCGGACCCGAAAGCCTTCCGCTCGTTAAAAAACTGGCCGATTCTCTTGGGGCCGGTCTTGGCGCCTCACGTGCCATTGTTGACGCCGGATGGATTGCCTACTCGCACCAGGTTGGTCAGACCGGCAAGACAGTCAATCCCAAACTCTATTTTGCGATAGGCGTTTCCGGCGCTATTCAACACCTGGTGGGCATGCAAACCTCGAAAGCCATTGTGGCGGTTAACCGCGACAAGGATGCCCCAATATTTAATATTGCCACCTTTGGCATCGTGGGTGATTTATTTGAGATTGTACCGGCCCTCACGGCCAAATTTGAGGCCAATAAATAG
- a CDS encoding FHA domain-containing protein — MPEIIVKYEDKVIERVVSEKKRLSIGRTPDNDVVLENRGVSRKHAQLEFNDNAAVVMDNQSLNGTFVNNRKITEEILHDGDVITIGKYSLIYNSQEANKESAASLDGTMVLKTKKHKELVENDRLEREIVQRMGGTVLLGEENTDFSEYRIDRNVTTIGKAKFVHVHARGFLLSGIQAKIVKDSEQHVLVNLGRKGKTKVNGDEVTRQNLKNGDIIQVGKSIFRFVEGQQ, encoded by the coding sequence ATGCCGGAAATTATCGTAAAATATGAGGATAAAGTAATTGAGAGGGTAGTCTCGGAAAAGAAACGGCTCTCGATTGGTCGGACGCCCGATAACGATGTTGTCCTCGAAAATCGGGGAGTCTCCCGTAAACATGCCCAGCTGGAGTTTAATGATAATGCCGCTGTGGTGATGGACAATCAGTCTTTGAACGGTACCTTTGTAAATAATCGGAAAATAACCGAAGAAATATTGCACGATGGAGATGTCATTACTATTGGCAAATACAGCTTGATTTACAACAGTCAGGAGGCAAATAAGGAATCCGCCGCCAGTCTCGATGGTACCATGGTTCTGAAGACAAAAAAGCATAAAGAACTGGTCGAGAACGACCGGCTGGAACGGGAAATCGTCCAGAGAATGGGCGGCACGGTGCTTCTGGGCGAGGAAAATACCGATTTCTCGGAATATCGCATCGATCGCAACGTGACCACCATCGGGAAAGCCAAGTTTGTCCATGTCCATGCCCGGGGATTCCTCCTGTCGGGTATCCAGGCCAAAATCGTGAAGGACTCCGAGCAGCATGTTCTGGTTAACCTGGGACGAAAAGGTAAGACAAAAGTGAATGGTGATGAGGTCACTCGCCAGAATCTGAAGAACGGGGATATTATACAGGTAGGAAAATCAATCTTCCGGTTTGTGGAAGGACAGCAATAG
- the larB gene encoding nickel pincer cofactor biosynthesis protein LarB — MDKAFFNKLLDDVRSGRVSVEQALEELKAFPMENIGFARVDHHRAIRRGQPEVIYAPGKTDKQILEISKKIVTSGCDVLISRFEAARFKQLSKGIKSAQYFPDARLGLILSGRKKKPLRQTKRLVLVCSGGTSDIPVAEEAALTAWVMGCPVERLYDVGVAGLHRLLEGKELLRKAAVIIVVAGMEGALPSVVGGLVDKPVIAVPTSIGYGASFGGLAALLAMLNSCASGVTVVNIDNGFGAGVAAAMIARIAVEN, encoded by the coding sequence ATGGATAAGGCATTTTTTAACAAGCTTCTTGACGATGTCCGCTCCGGCCGGGTTTCCGTGGAGCAGGCGCTTGAGGAATTAAAGGCCTTTCCGATGGAAAACATCGGTTTTGCCCGGGTAGATCATCACCGGGCCATAAGGCGGGGCCAGCCTGAGGTTATTTATGCGCCGGGTAAAACGGACAAACAAATTCTCGAAATATCTAAAAAGATTGTCACTTCCGGCTGCGATGTCTTAATCAGTCGTTTTGAAGCGGCCAGGTTTAAACAGCTAAGTAAGGGAATCAAGTCGGCTCAATATTTCCCTGATGCCCGACTGGGGCTGATCTTAAGCGGCCGCAAGAAAAAACCGCTGAGGCAGACGAAGCGACTGGTATTGGTATGCTCCGGCGGAACCTCGGATATTCCGGTGGCCGAGGAAGCAGCTCTGACCGCCTGGGTCATGGGTTGCCCGGTGGAGAGACTCTATGATGTCGGTGTGGCTGGCCTGCATCGTCTCCTGGAGGGTAAAGAGCTTCTCCGAAAAGCAGCCGTCATCATAGTTGTGGCCGGCATGGAGGGGGCGCTGCCTTCGGTGGTCGGCGGCCTGGTTGACAAGCCGGTAATTGCCGTTCCGACCTCAATTGGATACGGCGCTTCCTTTGGCGGTCTGGCGGCGCTGCTGGCCATGCTCAATTCCTGTGCCTCGGGAGTGACGGTAGTCAACATTGACAATGGTTTTGGCGCCGGTGTGGCGGCGGCCATGATCGCCAGAATTGCAGTTGAAAATTAA
- the larC gene encoding nickel pincer cofactor biosynthesis protein LarC, protein MKILYFDCFSGISGDMTVAALLDLGLSFDYLKEQLRKLNLAGYDLGQSPTERHKVSAVKFDVLIENDKSHRHLNEILSIIDAADLPEKVKDISRRIFRKLAEAEARVHKTIPEKVHFHEVGGIDAIIDIVGSAIGIAHFNPDLILSSALPLGRGIVRSEHGMIPIPAPATIEMLKGFPVRREEYEGERVTPTGAAILTTLLELNGAQGAGPEFTPLRVSYGAGNMDFPDRPNLLRIILGEISEDNSPGHDTIEVIETNIDDMNPQVYDHLLGRLYSAGAAEMFITPVIMKKSRPGNLLTVLCKKDLVDKLGDIIFRETSTAGIRFRSEKRRILDREIKVVETEYGPIQVKILKIKDGIKIQPEYDDCSEAATRCKAPLLKVMEAARILAEKLEGIKE, encoded by the coding sequence ATGAAAATTCTTTACTTCGATTGTTTTTCGGGAATCTCGGGCGATATGACCGTGGCCGCCCTTCTGGACCTCGGCCTATCTTTCGATTATTTGAAAGAGCAACTGCGCAAACTGAACCTCGCAGGATACGACTTGGGGCAATCGCCGACCGAAAGGCACAAAGTGTCAGCAGTCAAATTCGATGTTCTCATCGAGAATGATAAAAGTCACCGGCATCTGAATGAAATTCTGAGTATTATTGATGCCGCAGATTTGCCGGAAAAAGTAAAAGACATTTCCCGTCGGATTTTCAGGAAACTGGCTGAGGCGGAAGCCAGAGTTCACAAAACCATACCTGAAAAGGTTCATTTCCATGAGGTCGGTGGCATAGATGCGATTATTGATATTGTTGGAAGCGCCATCGGGATTGCCCATTTCAATCCCGACCTGATTCTGTCTTCTGCTCTCCCCCTTGGCCGGGGAATTGTCCGATCAGAACATGGGATGATTCCCATTCCCGCCCCGGCAACGATAGAAATGCTAAAAGGTTTTCCTGTCCGCCGGGAAGAGTATGAAGGGGAGAGGGTGACTCCGACCGGAGCCGCTATTCTGACCACCCTGCTTGAATTAAATGGCGCTCAGGGAGCCGGTCCCGAATTTACGCCACTCCGGGTCAGCTATGGGGCTGGAAACATGGATTTTCCAGATCGTCCCAATCTTCTCCGCATAATCCTGGGCGAAATCAGTGAGGATAATTCCCCCGGGCATGACACGATAGAAGTGATCGAGACCAATATAGATGATATGAATCCCCAAGTATATGATCATCTTCTGGGGCGTCTCTATTCCGCGGGCGCGGCCGAGATGTTTATCACGCCGGTAATAATGAAAAAAAGCCGCCCGGGGAATCTCCTTACCGTTCTCTGCAAAAAGGATTTGGTGGATAAACTCGGCGACATTATATTCCGGGAAACTTCCACCGCGGGAATCAGATTCCGCAGTGAAAAGAGGAGAATTCTGGATCGGGAAATAAAAGTTGTTGAGACAGAATATGGCCCGATTCAGGTGAAAATATTGAAAATAAAAGATGGAATAAAAATTCAGCCGGAGTATGATGACTGCTCCGAAGCCGCCACACGATGCAAGGCACCGCTCCTGAAGGTTATGGAGGCGGCCCGGATTCTGGCTGAAAAACTCGAAGGGATAAAAGAATGA
- a CDS encoding DUF4321 domain-containing protein: protein MKGRELTFIIIALLLGAIIGGFVGDLIGSLLPEGAAKTLFTKSVQIGFETTRVELYSLSFTVGVMFKINFMSVLTVLLVIIYFRWWYI, encoded by the coding sequence TTGAAAGGGCGTGAACTAACATTTATCATAATTGCCCTGCTTCTCGGGGCGATTATCGGCGGGTTTGTAGGAGATCTGATCGGTTCGCTTCTGCCCGAAGGAGCGGCCAAGACTCTTTTTACCAAATCGGTTCAGATCGGGTTTGAAACCACCCGTGTGGAGCTTTATTCCTTATCATTCACCGTTGGTGTAATGTTTAAGATAAACTTTATGTCGGTTTTGACGGTTCTACTGGTTATAATATATTTTCGATGGTGGTATATATAA
- the tatA gene encoding twin-arginine translocase TatA/TatE family subunit encodes MFGMGWQELILIFLVILLIFGAKRIPDIAHGLGKGIREFKRALKDTEDEVKTSMKEEEKKKSKTDDKQDG; translated from the coding sequence ATGTTTGGAATGGGATGGCAGGAGCTAATTTTAATCTTTCTGGTAATCCTTCTCATATTTGGCGCCAAGAGGATTCCCGACATTGCACATGGATTGGGGAAGGGAATTCGTGAATTCAAGAGAGCGCTCAAGGATACCGAAGATGAAGTTAAGACAAGTATGAAAGAGGAAGAGAAGAAGAAGTCTAAAACAGACGACAAACAAGATGGCTAA
- the dusB gene encoding tRNA dihydrouridine synthase DusB — protein sequence MRIGNLNLGGILILAPLAGVSNRAFRLLARKYGASLCYTEMISSDAIFHNQGKTMSMVDLNPDEHPVGVQIFGASPEKIVGAIKRLEEMKPDLIDINLGCPVKKVVKKNGGAALLRDMKLAGEIMRAAVENTALPVTIKMRTGWEEDSDVYLEVGKEAEKAGISAITLHPRSRSAGFAGKSDWSKITALKEAVSIPVIGNGDITNPQDAADMLAQTGCDAIMIGRAAMKNPTIFRAIGCFLENGILLPPLSIGDKIEIALEHARLIIEQFGEKGGALKMRKHLAWYSKGFPGGAVMRDQLKTVLCYKDIETLLKEFPDNSRVEIDG from the coding sequence ATGCGCATAGGAAACTTGAACCTTGGCGGAATCCTCATCCTGGCCCCTCTGGCGGGGGTATCCAACCGCGCCTTCAGGCTCCTGGCTCGCAAATATGGGGCGTCTCTCTGCTATACCGAAATGATCTCCTCGGATGCAATCTTCCACAATCAGGGAAAAACCATGTCTATGGTGGACTTGAATCCTGACGAGCATCCTGTTGGGGTTCAAATATTTGGAGCCTCTCCGGAAAAAATCGTCGGGGCCATAAAACGCCTCGAAGAAATGAAACCGGATCTAATTGATATTAATCTCGGGTGCCCCGTAAAAAAAGTGGTCAAGAAGAACGGAGGGGCGGCTCTCCTTCGGGATATGAAACTGGCTGGTGAAATAATGAGAGCCGCTGTCGAAAACACCGCCCTGCCTGTAACGATCAAAATGAGAACCGGCTGGGAAGAGGACTCTGATGTCTATCTGGAGGTCGGAAAAGAGGCGGAAAAAGCAGGGATTTCGGCAATAACCCTGCATCCACGAAGCCGCTCGGCAGGATTTGCCGGAAAATCTGATTGGTCAAAAATAACGGCTCTGAAAGAAGCAGTTTCCATTCCGGTAATCGGAAACGGGGATATCACTAATCCACAGGATGCCGCCGATATGCTGGCTCAAACCGGCTGTGATGCAATTATGATTGGCCGGGCAGCCATGAAAAATCCGACTATTTTCCGGGCTATTGGCTGCTTTCTCGAGAATGGAATCCTCCTGCCTCCGTTATCCATTGGTGACAAAATAGAAATAGCCCTGGAGCATGCCCGACTGATTATTGAGCAATTCGGGGAAAAGGGGGGGGCGCTTAAGATGCGCAAGCATTTGGCCTGGTATTCCAAAGGATTTCCGGGGGGAGCGGTGATGAGAGATCAGTTAAAAACAGTTCTCTGTTACAAAGATATTGAAACCCTTTTAAAGGAATTTCCGGACAATTCCAGGGTGGAAATAGATGGATAA
- the purQ gene encoding phosphoribosylformylglycinamidine synthase subunit PurQ — protein MKFGVVTFPGSNCDYDAYAAGKLIGEEVEFLWHQSADLLNSNVIILPGGFAHGDYLRSGAIARFSPIMKSVMKFAASGGMVIGICNGFQVLVESGLLPGALMRNDHLRFACKYIYMRIENNRNLFTSGCKVGDVLKIPIAHKDGNYYNFQADIESLRKGNQVLFRYCDASGNVTEESNPNGSMDNIAGISNGEGNVVGMMPHPERAVENILGSSDGLRLFHSIQKHFAEVVKVERA, from the coding sequence ATGAAATTTGGGGTGGTGACTTTTCCCGGCTCCAATTGTGACTACGATGCCTACGCGGCGGGTAAACTGATCGGCGAAGAGGTCGAATTTCTATGGCACCAATCGGCCGACCTTCTGAACTCCAATGTTATTATCCTTCCCGGTGGATTTGCCCACGGAGATTATCTTCGCTCCGGAGCAATTGCCCGATTTTCCCCGATTATGAAGTCGGTCATGAAATTTGCGGCTTCCGGGGGAATGGTTATCGGTATCTGCAACGGATTCCAAGTGTTGGTCGAATCGGGCCTTTTGCCGGGGGCTCTAATGCGGAACGACCATCTCCGCTTCGCCTGCAAATATATCTATATGAGGATAGAGAACAACCGGAACCTTTTTACTTCCGGCTGCAAAGTCGGCGACGTGCTCAAAATTCCCATTGCCCATAAGGATGGCAACTACTACAATTTCCAGGCCGATATTGAGTCACTCCGAAAGGGGAATCAGGTTCTTTTCCGATATTGTGATGCCTCCGGCAATGTCACCGAAGAAAGCAATCCCAACGGCTCGATGGACAATATCGCCGGAATTTCCAATGGGGAGGGAAATGTAGTCGGCATGATGCCGCATCCGGAGCGGGCGGTTGAGAATATTCTGGGTTCATCCGATGGTCTCCGGCTATTCCATTCAATACAGAAACATTTTGCCGAGGTTGTGAAAGTTGAAAGGGCGTGA
- the purS gene encoding phosphoribosylformylglycinamidine synthase subunit PurS codes for MMNRKAVVYIKLKNGVLDPQGVTIQRAILNMGYDMVSSVRSGKFFELELSGDNGQMEAKVSEICRKLLANPVIEEFRVEYQK; via the coding sequence ATGATGAATAGAAAAGCCGTGGTCTATATCAAGCTAAAAAACGGGGTGCTCGACCCGCAGGGCGTGACAATTCAGCGGGCGATTTTGAACATGGGGTATGATATGGTCTCTTCGGTTAGATCGGGGAAGTTCTTTGAGCTTGAGCTTTCCGGGGATAATGGGCAGATGGAGGCCAAAGTCAGCGAAATCTGCCGAAAACTTCTGGCCAACCCGGTCATTGAAGAATTCCGCGTGGAGTATCAGAAATGA
- a CDS encoding metallophosphoesterase family protein, translating to MKVAFISDIHGNLEALESVLRDIEKEGVEKIHFLGDVVGYGCDPNECVKLVATHCEFKLLGNHDFAAMGLESIENFNQVAQASMTWTIEKITKKSVSFLADFEMDADFLDYHLVHASPEEPEQWHYILNAAQATAQFEHFSQSICFIGHSHIPAIFIRDREGNITQMAKSSLECSPEKRYMINVGSVGQPRDNDPRACYIITDTDSNQVNYRRVDYDVKTTQAKMKKARLPNFLIERLAVGQ from the coding sequence ATGAAAGTAGCCTTTATATCGGATATTCACGGCAATCTGGAAGCATTAGAAAGCGTCCTGCGGGATATCGAAAAAGAAGGAGTGGAGAAAATTCACTTTCTCGGCGATGTGGTCGGATATGGATGTGATCCCAATGAATGCGTCAAACTGGTGGCAACGCATTGCGAATTCAAGCTTCTCGGGAATCATGACTTTGCGGCCATGGGATTGGAATCGATTGAGAATTTTAATCAGGTAGCGCAGGCATCCATGACCTGGACCATCGAGAAAATCACAAAAAAATCGGTCTCCTTTCTGGCCGATTTTGAAATGGATGCCGATTTCCTTGATTATCATCTGGTGCACGCCTCTCCCGAGGAACCGGAGCAATGGCATTACATACTCAACGCCGCCCAGGCCACCGCTCAATTCGAGCACTTCAGTCAGTCAATATGCTTTATCGGCCATTCGCATATACCGGCGATATTTATCAGGGACAGAGAAGGGAATATCACGCAGATGGCAAAATCGTCGCTGGAATGCTCTCCGGAAAAAAGATATATGATAAATGTCGGTTCGGTGGGACAACCGCGCGACAATGACCCGCGCGCCTGCTATATCATCACCGATACTGATTCCAACCAGGTCAATTATCGCCGGGTCGATTATGATGTCAAAACGACACAGGCCAAAATGAAGAAAGCCAGGCTGCCCAATTTTCTGATCGAAAGACTGGCGGTCGGGCAATAA
- the pssA gene encoding CDP-diacylglycerol--serine O-phosphatidyltransferase, translating to MEVGNIRGIFPGTFTMGNVVCGFLAILSAFEGEITTACWLIILAGFLDGLDGKVARLSGASSRFGVELDSLADFLSFGVAPAIIMYLVKLHSMGKWGWVISVVYIMASAYRLARFNLLAQTEEKKDFLGLPVPGAAMALVTYVIFSYKIWGGLEYSEYLVSMVILFSALMVSQIEYDAMPDRFNTRKNRIKLLFILIASAAALWKPRLLLFPIFAAYIIIGLVREAYRFFYLGVGYVRRRQANNREEVERTDDE from the coding sequence ATGGAAGTCGGCAACATCAGAGGCATTTTCCCGGGGACTTTCACCATGGGGAATGTTGTCTGCGGCTTTCTGGCCATTCTCTCCGCCTTTGAGGGTGAAATAACGACCGCCTGCTGGCTGATAATCCTGGCCGGCTTCCTGGATGGTCTTGACGGCAAAGTGGCCCGCCTCTCAGGGGCGAGTTCCCGATTTGGCGTGGAACTCGATTCTCTGGCTGATTTCCTTTCCTTTGGAGTGGCCCCGGCGATCATTATGTATCTCGTCAAATTGCATTCAATGGGCAAATGGGGATGGGTGATAAGTGTGGTTTATATAATGGCTTCCGCTTACCGCCTGGCTCGTTTCAACCTCCTGGCGCAAACCGAAGAAAAAAAGGATTTTCTGGGACTGCCGGTTCCCGGTGCCGCCATGGCTCTGGTGACATACGTAATTTTCAGTTATAAAATCTGGGGCGGTCTGGAATACAGCGAATATCTTGTTTCCATGGTTATTCTTTTTTCCGCCCTGATGGTATCTCAAATCGAATATGACGCCATGCCGGATCGTTTCAATACCCGCAAAAACCGAATCAAGCTCCTTTTTATCCTGATAGCCAGTGCCGCCGCTCTCTGGAAACCGCGACTTTTGCTATTTCCAATTTTTGCCGCATATATTATAATAGGCCTTGTTCGCGAAGCTTATCGTTTCTTCTATCTTGGCGTCGGCTATGTCAGGCGGCGCCAGGCAAACAACCGGGAGGAAGTGGAGAGAACTGATGATGAATAG